Proteins found in one Anoplolepis gracilipes chromosome 7, ASM4749672v1, whole genome shotgun sequence genomic segment:
- the Snx6 gene encoding sorting nexin-6 isoform X2 has product MLQDGICDTADILNSVPPKKTIHADTIDLSDKSLQVDISDALSEKDKVKFTVHTKTTLPEFQKPDNLVVRQHEEFVWLHDRFEENEEYAGYIIPPCPPRPDFDASREKLQKLGEGEGNMTREEFNKMKQELEAEYLATFKKTVAMHEMFLTRLAHHPVFRNDHNLRVFLEYDQDLCVRGKNKMEMFGGLVKSFSKTTDEYYLSATVKDVNDFFDQEMTFLQTYHHNLKEATRLADRQTAKHKDVADSYIKISTNLLQLATTDTGKLERFLTKIAETFEKLRKVEGRVASDEDLKLSDTLRYYMRDTAAAKRLLFRRLKALHEYESANRTLEKSRAKNKDVHAAEQAQTEACEKFEQMSDKGKEELLDFKTRRVAAFKKNLIELTELEIKHAKSHAELLKKCLSVLREE; this is encoded by the exons ATGTTGCAGGACGGTATATGTGACACTGCCGACATCTTAAATAGCGTGCCTCCGAAGAAG ACAATCCATGCTGATACCATAGATCTCTCGGATAAGTCCTTGCAAGTGGATATTTCGGATGCTCTCAGCGAGAAGGATAAAGTAAAGTTTACTGTACATACGAAAACTACTTTACCTGAATTTCAAAAACCAGACAATCTAGTTGTGAGGCAACATGAAGAGTTTGTATGGCTGCATGACAGATTCGAGGAAAACGAAGAATATGCTGGTTACATT aTACCACCATGTCCACCAAGACCAGACTTTGATGCATCAcgtgaaaaattacaaaaacttGGCGAAGGTGAGGGAAACATGACACGTGAAGAGTTCAATAAGATGAAGCAAGAATTAGAAGC GGAATACTTAGCCACTTTTAAGAAAACTGTTGCTATGCACGAAATGTTTTTGACCAGATTGGCGCATCATCCAGTTTTTCGGAATGATCATAATCTGAGggtatttttagaatatgaTCAGGATCTTTGCGTACGag GAAAGAATAAAATGGAAATGTTTGGTGGACTAGTAAAGTCCTTTTCCAAAACTACAGATGAATATTATCTATCAGCTACAGTGAAAGATGTGAATGATTTTTTTGATCAAGAAATGACATTCCTTCAAACTTATCATCATAACCTAAAAGAAGCAACAAGGTTGGCTGATCGTCAAACTGCTAAACATAAAGATGTAGCAGattcatatataaagatttccACCAATCTTTTACAATTAGCTACAACAGACACTGGAAAACTcgaaagatttttaactaaaattgcTGAGACTTTCGAGAAATTAAGA aaAGTGGAAGGACGGGTAGCATCAGatgaagatttaaaattatcagacACTCTGCGTTATTATATGAGAGATACAGCTGCAGCTAAAAGACTTCTTTTTAGAAGATTGAAAGCTTTACACGAATATGAATCTGCGAACCGTACTCTTGAAAAATCTCGTGCCAAAAATAAGGATGTTCATGCA GCGGAACAAGCACAGACTGAAGCATGTGAGAAATTCGAACAGATGTCTGATAAAGGAAAAGAAG aattattaGATTTCAAAACTAGGCGAGTAGCAGCATTTAAAAAGAATCTCATTGAACTAACAGAACTGGAAATAAAACATGCTAAA TCGCACGCGGAATTGCTCAAGAAATGTTTATCCGTGCTCCGGGAAGAGTGA
- the Rab2 gene encoding ras-related protein Rab-2 has product MSYAYLFKYIIIGDTGVGKSCLLLQFTDKRFQPVHDLTIGVEFGARMITIDSKQIKLQIWDTAGQEAFRSITRSYYRGAAGALLVYDITRRETFNHLTTWLEDARQHSNSNMVIMLIGNKSDLDSRREVRREEGEAFAREHGLVFMETSAKTAANVEEAFINTAKEIYEKIQEGVFDINNEANGIKIGPQHSPTSPGGLAGTGGQGSAQGGGCC; this is encoded by the exons ATGTCGTACGCGTATCTGTTCAAGTATATCATTATCGGAGACACAG gAGTTGGAAAGTCCTGTCTCCTTCTTCAATTTACGGATAAGAGATTTCAGCCAGTCCATGACTTGACAATAGGAGTCGAGTTTGGTGCTCGTATGATTACCATTGATAGCaagcaaattaaattgcaGATTTGGGATacc GCAGGCCAAGAGGCATTCCGTTCTATAACAAGGTCATATTATCGTGGAGCAGCTGGAGCTCTATTGGTATATGACATTACACGTAGGGAAACCTTTAATCATCTTACAACATGGTTGGAAGATGCAAGGCAACATTCAAATTCCAATATGGTTATCATGTTAATTGGCAACAAAAGTGATTTGGATAGTCGAAGAGAAGTAAGGAGAGAGGAGGGTGAAGCTTTTGCACGAGAGCATGGTCTTGTTTTTATGGAGACTAGTGCTAAAACTGCAGCCAATGTAGAAGAAGCGTTCATCAATActgcaaaagaaatatatgaaaagataCAGGAGGGAGTATTTGACATCAATAATGAG GCAAACGGTATTAAGATTGGACCACAACATTCACCAACAAGTCCTGGAGGTTTAGCAGGAACTGGTGGACAAGGTAGTGCGCAGGGTGGTGGGTGCTGCTAG
- the Dia gene encoding protein diaphanous isoform X4 — protein MEEDNKLEYEIMANRRDKPAGFLDTWFGRPKKAGRGSGTRGYSGSNTMPRPHSGDDINEIEQQRCIIERMDEETVNDRFEEMLANMNLTEEKKEPLRQQSESKKKEMLVLHYKGSIQDNRSKFDKPADYIQYLAQPDLSVNKIYNCIESLRIALTNNPLSWVQEFGTKGLKQVLATLNECYRNDNRYERIQYECIRCLKAIMNNTVGIKEMLDHHEALTIVARSLEPTKPSVMSEAVKLLGAVCLISSDSHKKVLDAITMNGEFKGRERFLPIVQGLMNKKNENLRVVCLQLINSIISSAEDLDFRLHLRNEVMRVGLADILEMLEKDESEDLATHLKIFNEHKEEDYEEFVQRFDNVRLELDDVNDCFEVVKNMVMDTTAEPYFLSILQHLLFIRDDALVRTAYYKLIEECISQIVLHRSGCDPDFSATKRFQIDVQPLIDTLVEKSRAEEERRLVEVTQKLEEAIASRQEAEAKLQHAENKIKELEQGTVKSGNSRTAVCPPPPPMPGMGGSMPPPPPPLPGSVGPPPPPMPGMTCPPPPPMPGSKGPPPPPMPGMGKPLPPPMPGMGPPPPPMMGGLSPLASTQVLPPGLKPKKKWEVDGPLKRANWKTILPHRLTEKSFWTKVQEDRLASPEILDGLAQKFASKPSGKKMDDVVDKSAPTKKVKDLKVLDSKAAQNISILLGGTLKHMPYIEVKRCLFRCEGPVISDNILQGLIQYLPSPDQLSKLQMYKDQYNDLTEAEQFCVTISTIKRLLPRLRSLSFMLRYEELVQDVKPDIVAATAACEEVKNSKKFERILALILLLGNYMNSGSRNGQAFGFEISFLTKLTSIKDIDNKQTLMHYLVNMIERKFPECLNFIEELTHVDRASRVSLENVQRTLRQMETNIRNLEQDLLNAKVPQCDEDYFLDVMKPFAKKARESYEVLQNMFKNMDTLYTEVSEFFSFDRQKYTIEEFFGDIKTFKDDFLQSQREIVKLKEGEEKQRRAREAREKAEAEKAARAARKRALVDMNAHETQEGVMDSLMEALQTGSAFSRPDQRRKRQTRVAGAERRAQLNRSRSRTGLVGSGLLGRELSTELLSSA, from the exons ATGGAAGAAGATAACAAATTGGAATACGAGATCATGGCGAACAGAAGGGACAAACCTGCTGGCTTT TTGGACACATGGTTCGGTCGACCGAAAAAGGCCGGTCGCGGGAGTGGAACGCGCGGTTATTCGGGCAGCAACACCATGCCCAGACCACACTCCGGCGACGACATCAACGAGATCGAACAACAGCGTTGCATCATCGAAAGGATGGATGAGGAGACAGTAAACGATAGATTCGAGGAAATGCTG GCTAATATGAATCTAACTGAGGAGAAGAAAGAACCCTTGCGCCAGCAATCGGAGTCGAAGAAGAAGGAGATGTTGGTATTGCACTACAAAGGCAGTATACAGGATAACCGATCAAAATTCGACAAACCAGCAGACTATATACAATATCTAGCGCAACCTGATTTAAGTGTTAACAAGATCTACAATTGCATCGAGTCCCTCAGGATCGCGCTCACTAACAATCCGCTTAGCTGGGTGCAAGAATTTGGTACCAAAGGGCTCAAGCAAGTTTTGGCAACTCTCAATGAATGTTATCGAAA TGACAACCGTTACGAGCGAATACAATATGAATGTATTCGTTGTTTAAAGGCTATCATGAATAATACCGTTGGTATAAAGGAAATGTTGGATCATCACGAAGCTCTTACGATCGTAGCTAGATCACTGGAGCCGACAAAACCGTCCGTAATGTCCGAAGCTGTAAAGTTACTCGGCGCAGTGTGTCTCATATCGAGTGATAgccataaaaaagttttagacgCAATTACTATGAACGGCGAGTTCAAAGGTCGGGAAAGATTTTTGCCGATCGTACAAGGattgatgaataaaaaaaatgaaaatttaagg GTAGTATGTCTTCAACTCATAAACTCTATAATATCGTCTGCTGAGGATCTAGATTTTCGCTTACACCTCAGAAATGAGGTAATGCGAGTCGGTTTAGCTGACATTCTTGAAATGTTAGAGAAAGACGAATCGGAAGATTTAGCAacgcatttaaaaatttttaatgagcACAAAGAGGAAGATTATGAGGAATTTGTACAGAGATTTGACAATGTACGTTTAGAATTGGATGATGTTAACGACTGTTTCGAAGTAGTCAAAAATATGGTGATGGATACTACTGCCGAGCCATACTTCTTATCTATACTTcaacatcttttatttattcgagaCGATGCTCTGGTTCG AACGGCGTATTACAAACTGATCGAGGAATGTATATCGCAAATCGTTTTGCATCGTTCAGGCTGTGATCCGGATTTTAGCGCGACAAAGCGCTTTCAAATTGATGTACAACCGTTAATCGATACCCTAGTCGAGAAATCACGGGCTGAGGAAGAACGTCGGCTGGTAGAAGTAACACAAAAGTTAGAGGAAGCTATAGCCAGTAGACAAGAAGCCGAAGCAAAGCTTCAGCATGCAGAAAATAAGATCAAAGAACTGGAGCAGGGAACTGTAAAATCTGGCAATTCT AGGACTGCTGTATGCCCACCTCCACCACCTATGCCTGGCATGGGCGGATCCATGCCACCGCCACCTCCTCCTCTCCCTGGTAGTGTTGGTCCACCTCCACCGCCAATGCCCGGAATGACTTGTCCACCTCCGCCACCTATGCCCGGCTCGAAAGGACCACCACCTCCACCTATGCCAGGCATGGGAAAACCTCTGCCACCACCTATGCCAGGGATGggaccaccaccaccaccaatGATGGGGGGATTATCTCCATTGGCTTCAACACAGGTTTTGCCTCCTGGACTGAAACCGAAAAAGAAGTGGGAAGTAGACGGACCTCTAAAGAGAGCGAATTGGAAGACA ATTTTGCCTCATCGATTAACAGAAAAATCATTTTGGACAAAAGTACAAGAAGATAGATTAGCTAGTCCAGAAATATTGGATGGTCTTGCGCAAAAATTTGCATCGAAACCTAGTGGGAAGAAAATGGACGATGTAGTtgataa GTCAGCACCAACTAAGAAAGTAAAAGATCTCAAAGTTTTGGACAGTAAAGCAGctcaaaatatatcaatacttCTCGGCGGCACACTGAAACATATGCCTTACATAGAAGTAAAAAGGTGTTTATTTAGATGCGAGGGACCAGTTATCTCTGACAATATATTACAAggattaattcaatatttaccaTCGCCCGATCAATTGTCAAAACTACAGATGTACAAAGATCAGTACAATGATTTGACTGAAGCGGAGCAATTTTGTGTTACA ATATCcacaataaaaagattactaCCCAGATTAAGATCATTAAGCTTTATGTTGCGGTACGAAGAACTGGTACAAGATGTGAAACCTGACATAGTAGCGGCTACAGCAGCATGTGAAGAAGTGAAGAACAGCAAAAAGTTTGAACGGATACTCGCATTAATATTGTTACTTGGCAATTATATGAATTCCGGTTCTAGAAATGGCCAAGCATTTGGATTTGAAATTAGCTTCCTTACAAAG ttGACTAGTATTAAAGATATCGATAACAAACAAACTCTTATGCATTATTTGGTGAATATGATAGAGAGAAAATTCCCGGAATGTCTCAACTTTATTGAAGAACTAACACACGTAGATCGTGCTAGCCGAGTGTCTTTGGAGAATGTTCAGCGAACATTACGTCAAATGGAAACTAATATTCGTAATCTTGAGCAGGATCTTTTGAATGCCAAAGTTCCACAATGCGATGAAGATTACTTTTTAGACGTCATGAAA CCATTCGCCAAGAAAGCCAGAGAATCCTATGAGGTTTTACAgaacatgtttaaaaatatggaTACTTTATACACGGAGGTTTCTGAATTCTTCTCCTTCGATAGACAAAAGTACACTATAGAGGAATTCTTCGGCGATATCAAGACGTTCAAAGATGATTTCTTG CAATCACAGAGGGAAATAGTAAAACTGAAGGAAGGCGAGGAGAAGCAGAGACGGGCAAGAGAAGCGCGTGAGAAAGCGGAAGCAGAAAAGGCGGCCCGAGCTGCGCGCAAACGCGCATTAGTCGATATGAATGCACACGAGACGCAAGAAGGTGTCATGGATAGTCTGATGGAAGCACTGCAGACTGGTTCGGCCTTCAGTAGACCGGATCAACGACGTAAACGGCAGACGCGTGTAGCTGGTG
- the Snx6 gene encoding sorting nexin-6 isoform X1 has product MLQDGICDTADILNSVPPKKTIHADTIDLSDKSLQVDISDALSEKDKVKFTVHTKTTLPEFQKPDNLVVRQHEEFVWLHDRFEENEEYAGYIIPPCPPRPDFDASREKLQKLGEGEGNMTREEFNKMKQELEAEYLATFKKTVAMHEMFLTRLAHHPVFRNDHNLRVFLEYDQDLCVRGKNKMEMFGGLVKSFSKTTDEYYLSATVKDVNDFFDQEMTFLQTYHHNLKEATRLADRQTAKHKDVADSYIKISTNLLQLATTDTGKLERFLTKIAETFEKLRKVEGRVASDEDLKLSDTLRYYMRDTAAAKRLLFRRLKALHEYESANRTLEKSRAKNKDVHAALEVAEAEQAQTEACEKFEQMSDKGKEELLDFKTRRVAAFKKNLIELTELEIKHAKSHAELLKKCLSVLREE; this is encoded by the exons ATGTTGCAGGACGGTATATGTGACACTGCCGACATCTTAAATAGCGTGCCTCCGAAGAAG ACAATCCATGCTGATACCATAGATCTCTCGGATAAGTCCTTGCAAGTGGATATTTCGGATGCTCTCAGCGAGAAGGATAAAGTAAAGTTTACTGTACATACGAAAACTACTTTACCTGAATTTCAAAAACCAGACAATCTAGTTGTGAGGCAACATGAAGAGTTTGTATGGCTGCATGACAGATTCGAGGAAAACGAAGAATATGCTGGTTACATT aTACCACCATGTCCACCAAGACCAGACTTTGATGCATCAcgtgaaaaattacaaaaacttGGCGAAGGTGAGGGAAACATGACACGTGAAGAGTTCAATAAGATGAAGCAAGAATTAGAAGC GGAATACTTAGCCACTTTTAAGAAAACTGTTGCTATGCACGAAATGTTTTTGACCAGATTGGCGCATCATCCAGTTTTTCGGAATGATCATAATCTGAGggtatttttagaatatgaTCAGGATCTTTGCGTACGag GAAAGAATAAAATGGAAATGTTTGGTGGACTAGTAAAGTCCTTTTCCAAAACTACAGATGAATATTATCTATCAGCTACAGTGAAAGATGTGAATGATTTTTTTGATCAAGAAATGACATTCCTTCAAACTTATCATCATAACCTAAAAGAAGCAACAAGGTTGGCTGATCGTCAAACTGCTAAACATAAAGATGTAGCAGattcatatataaagatttccACCAATCTTTTACAATTAGCTACAACAGACACTGGAAAACTcgaaagatttttaactaaaattgcTGAGACTTTCGAGAAATTAAGA aaAGTGGAAGGACGGGTAGCATCAGatgaagatttaaaattatcagacACTCTGCGTTATTATATGAGAGATACAGCTGCAGCTAAAAGACTTCTTTTTAGAAGATTGAAAGCTTTACACGAATATGAATCTGCGAACCGTACTCTTGAAAAATCTCGTGCCAAAAATAAGGATGTTCATGCA GCACTGGAGGTTGCTGAG GCGGAACAAGCACAGACTGAAGCATGTGAGAAATTCGAACAGATGTCTGATAAAGGAAAAGAAG aattattaGATTTCAAAACTAGGCGAGTAGCAGCATTTAAAAAGAATCTCATTGAACTAACAGAACTGGAAATAAAACATGCTAAA TCGCACGCGGAATTGCTCAAGAAATGTTTATCCGTGCTCCGGGAAGAGTGA